TAGATAGCTCATTCTCTTAAATCTTTTATAAATCTATCAAAAACAATACGGAACCATTGAGCAGGGGGAAGTAAGTGTAGTATATTCTATTTTGGTGCTATAGAACCCTcagattttaaagcaaaaaaggatcttagagatcagcTTATTTAACCCCTTCTCCAAGATCACGCAGTTAATAACTAAGCTAAATTATATCTCAAGTCTCTTTAACTCCTAGTTCAGTGATCATTTGATTTCTCAGttttagggaagaagaaaaatgtttccCTAATATTTCTGAATTCATAAAGTTTATTGGAAGGTGAATCAAGaatcaaagtttttaaaatttggaatggaTCTCCCAGGCCTTGTAATCTTCCGATTTCTGAATAAGAATCTTCTTTACAATATTCCCTGAGAAGTGATTAACCATACTGATTTTTGAAGATCTCCATTGAGAGGGAACTCCCTGTTTCATTTTTTGGGtagttctgatttttaggaagtttttcctaatatcaaactTAAATGAACCTCTTTTTGACATCTACCCATTGCTTCTAATTGTATTCCAATGCTcaatccaccccacccccaaacacCAAAAACCCAATCCCAAGAAACACAACCAGCAAAAAAAGAGTCTGATCCTTCTTTTGTGTGATAATCTTTCAAATGTGGTTATGTTCAGCCCAATCTCTTAACTGTATCCAGTTTCTTTAGTTGAACCTCACATAGCATCAATCTGAGACACCATCTTGTTGGTCCATACCTCTGAGCATTGTCCAGTTAATCAATGTCTTTTCATATTATAGAAAAGAACTGAACTTTGAGTATTCAACTGAACATTGAGTTTCATCTGACAGGGCAGAATTCTTCAGACCTGGTCCTGGATATTATGTCCCTCCTTAATTAAGGCTAACATTGCCCAAGCTTTGAGTTCACAGGTCACTGAAACCTCTATGATTCTTTCATACAAAATGCTATTAAGCCATACCACCCTCATCTTATACTTGTAAAGTGATCCTTTAAACCCaagtaagactttatatttactCCAATTAAAATTCATCTTATTCTATTTCACTTTCAAGCCTTGTAAGACTTTTTTGGAATGTATAATCCAGACTGTTTGCTCTCCCTCCCTGATTcgcatcatctgaaaatttaataaGCTTGGCATTTATTACGGCAGAATAGAATAAGagacttagagctggaaaatATAAGAGAGATATTAGACATTAGTCCAGAcccctccttttacaaatgaggaaactgaagcaaagccAGGTTAAATGGCTTATCCAAGGTTATAAGACCATAAGGGATAAAGGATAGGATTTAGACTTCAAATCCAGAACGCTTTCCCATAGTATCACATTGCttttctttatgcttttttttgtcttgttaagaatattagggggcagctaggtggtgcagtggatagaacaccagccttgaattcaggaggacccgagttcaaatctggtctcagacactagctgtgtgaccctgggcaagtcacttaaccccagcctcagaaaaataaataaataaataaataaataaaataatatagagcCAACCAGAGATGATGAGATCACTATACTGAAGATCTTCTAAGCTGACACTATGCTATTAACTATTTCTTATTTAGATACAATTTGGCTCCTGCAAATCCATCTAATTGTACTTCCTTCTTGCCTGCATTAATTTTCTTGCTTGTAAGAATAGACTGAGAAACTTTATCATATACTTTGTTAAAATGTAGGTAACCCATATCTACAACTTTCCTTTGAAACAAGTTGGATATtcctaacaaaaagaaaaaaaaatttgagattaGTCTGGCAGGACCTATTCTTGATGAAGAAATACTGaatctattatccccatttctttttttcagtgttttaatCATTCCTTCAATAATGCGTTCTGTGATGAAGGTTCTTAATATAAGgtcataactttttaaaaaactattttaatagctttattCCAGCATAATTGATTAGCTTGACAagcctatgtattttattttatgcatttaaaaccattattttaaaagagatccATAGGCTTCGATCAGAAAGTTCAAGGTGTCTAtgatacaaaaaaggttaagaaccgcTGGTTCTTTGTCTAAGAATTTAAGTCAAGGTATGGAAATTATACTttgcatatttcattttcttttcctttttttttcttttttgaaaattggggcttttttctttctctgactctgtgGTACCTCTCCTATTCTTCATAGCCTTTCAAAGATCACTGGCAATGACTAAACAATCAAGTATTTTCAATACCCTACAATATGATTTATCTGGGCCAAATTCCTTGAACTCATTAAGGCAATGAGCTGCTTTCTTACTGTCCTCTTACCAAGCATCAACTCCCTATGTGCCATTTTTGCTTGATATTTTCCAGTCCaaagatttttgaaaaatcaaagagGAGCAAATTGGAGCAGTGATCTATCATCAGTCCCATCCATACCAATGGAAGTCCTCCAATTTACCCAATATTACTTAAAAAAACCCTtccttcaaaaaattatttttcattttctttgtgggTTCCTCAAATCATTTCTGAAATTGTCCTGAAACAGGACTGTCACACTTCTGTATTTAGCCCATATTATGTGTGCTAactttaattttcattacatttattagtaaatacctttttatttttttttagaaacttgGTTTTTCAGTTCACTGTGCCTTCCCTCCCCCatgaaaattgattttctttgtgtttttacaATTTCATTCCTGAGAATTTTCTATCACCCTATGGCTTtttcaacaaaattttaattcACAGTACCCTACTTATCCTCTTCTTTTTGAATGCTTTGGAATCTGCTTTCCTATAATTTAGGGCTCATGCCAGACTATTCTCAGCTTTTCTCCACTTCATTAACACACTTTAAGATTGAATGGCAACTTTCTCCCAAGTTTCCCATCATTTCCATCCCATCAACCAGTGTTCTCTTTTTTTGTAAGAATCAGAATCCAAAATAGAATTTTCCCATGTTGGTTCTTCCTTATTTTGAAGTGATACTATATTGGATTAAAATAAATCCTAAAATGTTAATGGTGTGGACAGCATTACCTACAGAACACAGGGTTAGGGTTCTTCACCTTTTGTGTTATGGACCTCATTGGCAGTGTGATGAGTCACCTATACTTGGAataatgtttatttgtttgtttttttctcttaaatcatGATTAAAGACAGTATGAAGTTTtagttagaggttagtgaaaatgtTTTCACATTTAAGTTAATGGGCTCCCTGAAATTTATCTATGGATTTCTTAGGGGTTTGTGGATCCAACTTTTACTACAGAGGATCCCATTATTCCATCTGTCAGCTTTCTGACAAATGTAAAAGTATACTACATGAATTAAGAGAGCAGCTAAACTAATTTAACATAGATATCAActatactctttttttaaaagaaaaaaaaaaatactagaagcaATCTAGTTCTCAAAACAACCACTGCAATGAATTCTGTGATTTGAATGAAGATTTAGCTGAcataaagaaattcatttctaGAATGAGAACATGAGAGCTAAAACAAATCACTTGCCATTCAATTATACTAGCAAAAAAACCCATAGccccaattaaaatattttattgcatgtCTACTATTGCCTAGCCGTCAGAATTATAATTTCGAATACTGTGAAAAATTGATAGAAATTATGGGTagaaactcaattaaaaaaaaaaaactaatactaCAATTTTGAAATGCCTTTGACAGTACTAAATTCTGACAGTTTTTGAGGGGAGCAGTGTGGAGGAGTAGAGAGACAATTACCCAGAAATTAATGCATTTTGCCAATACAACCCAATAGATAGTATGTGGGTGGCATTGTAGGTACCATATATAGCTTAAATGGACccaatatattatctatattaaaaCAAGCAAAATCCTAGTAAAACCAATTTAGATGTTGTTGAGTCACTGTTTTACTGCAAGTTTAATAAAAATCAACTGCCAATTTAATAGGTGCAGCCACACATTTTGCTAGAGATTTCCAATTATGATTTTCCCAGTagcaaacacaaacaaaattaatgtcaGCCGCGTCCCCCAAAGCCTAAACTATATTACTAATGAACTCCCAAGTACTCTCAAAGAAAACTCTCAATGCAAAAACAATAAGGTGGAAATTACTGTAATAACCCAAATgtagaaatggaaggaagaattATTGAAATACAGAGGGGGATTTGTCTACATTGATCCCATTAACTTTGTGGTTACCACAGGTGTATGAACAGTggcatttaaaaattactaaaatacTCAGATAGCATGAAAATCATAAGATTTTATTTCCATTCCTCAATCCTATCTTATATTGGATGATGACTAGTTTTATATTAGGCCACAACTAAAATGTTAAAAGTTGATTTTAATATGAGTTTGCAGACATTTAAATTGGAATTTTGGTCACATGTGCAGTAACCAAATTGAACCATAGGGATAAAAACCTTTGGCATCAGAGAATTTTGctttctcatattctttttttgctCAAATATTTTTGAAGCTGTAGTACTTCCTCATCTAAAATGTATATTCCTGAAATCATACCTTGTTTGGTGACTAATTCTTTTTATTGCCCTGGCTGAAAGTTCAAAACAATCTAGTCCTCCTGTGATCAGCAAAGAAATTTTGATCTGCTCAATTTCTGCCCTGGGGCAGTATATTCCACCTTAGGCAGGTCAGGTGGGCCACCACACTCAGAAGTTTGTCATTCTGATATTCTACCTAGTGCTGAGATCTGATGAGCTTCTAAAAACCCTACTGAAGCTCAAAGCTTTCAAGCCTAAGTGGTTCACTAGAATCAGCCTTCACAGAAGGTGGCATTGTGGGCTTGTGCCACCCAACCCAGAtctgatatttttattcttaatgaaTTATATGAGCTAAAGAATAGGTTTTCCTAGCTAGAGATGAAAATGGTATTTCAGCAGGATGATACTCTTTTAAGGCTGGTGTTGGCAAAGTACCTGAAAGAGGCAATTGTCTTCATACATTTGAAGACTTACCTGAAAGATAAGATGGCTGAATAATTTTTGTTATAGATCTTTGTGTATATCATGGTATTTGTCATCCTACTACATGCACCATGATACTATGGGGGTACACACAGAGATATAAAAGAGATACTTCTGGAGAAGTAGATCATAAACTTAGGAAGGCAAGATAAATATAcaatgataaaattgaaaatgcaAATCATAAGAAATAGCATATATTAGAAGTGCTATTAAAATTAATGGAGAAAAGTGGCACCAGCTTTGGTTAGGGAAACATCTATTAGGAAGGCAATGTTTTAGCTGGGCCTTGAAAGACGGAAAAGAAATCAGgacagaaaatggaaatgatttttcaGGGAggcaaataaaggcaaaaaggtGAGGAGGCATAAGACATgttggggaggagaaaggaattgcAAGTAAATAATAACTTGATTTTCTTGATAAGCCAACACTGTAAGTGTTGTTATTCCAATTTTTCAGATAACAAAACTCAACCATGGGGGAGATAAGTAGCTTGTCCACAGTCATAAAGCTAATAATATGCATTGAACTCAGGTGCTGAATAACTCCAAGGCTAGCATTACTTCTGCTATCATATTGCTTCTTGAGTAGACAAGTCTAGGTGCAGTATAGAGTTCACAAAAGGAAGCAGTGTTGGATGAGATTGGAATCATAGTTGCCAGATTGTGGAGAAATCTCTTGAGCAGAGActatttcatctttgtctttctttgcatcaGTGATGCCCAGCAGAGTGTACACCTAAatcaagttcttaataaatgcttattatattgaattctctcaattagattataaactcactgtaaatgaagaaaatcaattcattttattttgtcccCATAACATTTAGTCAacacaatgaatttttttaaagttgatattAGAATCAGATATCTGAGTTTAAAATCCACTCTCCAACATTTACTAGCTTAAATTCTCCTTTCATCATGTTTGTCTTCTGCTCATCAACTTTCAATTGTATATTCATGGAAAGTGAAGAGATCAATCTTATCAAAGTAGAGATGTATTTGATAGAGTAGATAGAACAAAGGTAGGAGGAGGGATTATAGAAGGAGAGATTATGgaagaagataatggaatatctCAAAAGCCAGAAATGAGGGTCTACTACTTGTATAAGCTTGAGCAAATCACAACTTAGCAGGAACTCAATTGCTTCTTGTCTAACATGAGAAGGTTAAGCTGGATgactttgaggtcccttctagctctgggaCTATAATCTTAAAATCCCTAAggatataaagaacaaaaatctaTCAAAATATGAGCTGACAGAGTTGTGGTCTATGGAAGAGAGGTTTAGCATAAAATATTATAGGCAGAAAAAATGATACCTCTAATGTTTAATGGTATCACATCTTTTTATGACTTTCTCATAAACCAATGATTGATTTTTAATGGCTTTGAGACTAGCTTGATCTGTATCCAGATTATCAGTGGCAAGATTCAAACCCTCTCCTAATTGTAGGTCTAAAGATCTTTGAACAGATTCTTATTAAGTGAAGTCAAGCTTCCTACTTGATTCTATATGTTATGTAAACATATCAGAAAATAACAGTTAATAATAATTGTATCATCCAAACTAGCTCTCTTGGGAATCTCGGTatcagcccaagtccttgatCTTGGGAGAGGAATGAAGAAGCATGGCCAAAAATGGAATTAggacaattacatcattatagcatactgCACATATGCTAACTATAAGCACTTTACTATTATTATGTAGATGCTTCTTTGCAGCAAGTATCTCTGCTTCAAGGTTGTTTtgtctcctgacttctcaggaaggctgagatgcccccaaggggagatgagagcagaaccagacattgtcagcaagttccctctggtctgaagggtcttatacctcacccagagttcccccactgtctgtggctctCTACAGATAGCTAATGTTTACACAgtacctattattattatgtgccacctgctgtgctaagtgatttacaattatcatcttgAGAGATGtaacaatcctgagagataggtgctctcaatatccccattttacaattgagaaaaccgaggcaaacagactGACTTCCCCAAGATGACAGAACTAGTAAGTAtgtgaggttagatttgaaatcaggtcttcctgactacaggctcAGCATCCTATCTACTGTGCCTTCCAGCTGCCTAACTTTGGAGTTCATTATTTACAGTACTATTCTGTGACTCcttgatttttgtcttctttaactgtttcttttattttccctctcaCTAGGATTTCCTCCCCTGGGTTTCTTCTGGGTCCATTCAAAATTTGCATAATTGCAGACAGGGGTTATGAAGTCCAACCTAGATGGCCTCGCAGATACCACCTTCCGGACCATCACGACAGACCTCCTCTACGCAGGCTCTAACGATATTCAATACGAAGATATCAAAGGCAACATGGCGTCCAAACTAGGATACTTCCCACAGAAGTTCCCTTTAACTTCTTTTAGGGGTAGTCCATTCCAAGAAAAAATGACTGTGGGAGATAATCCCCAGTTAATTCCATCAGACCAATTAAATATCACAGAGTTTTACAACAACAAATCTTTATCGTCATACAAGGATAATGAGGAGAATATCCAGTGTGGAGAGAACTTCATGGACATGGAATGCTTCATGATTCTAAATCCTAGTCAGCAGCTGGCCATTGCGGTATTATCCCTTACACTGGGAACTTTCACAGTCTTGGAGAATCTCTTAGTGCTATGTGTCATCCTGCACTCCCGTAGCCTCCGCTGTCGGCCCTCCTATCACTTTATTGGTAGCCTGGCAGTGGCAGACCTGCTGGGCAGTGTCATTTTTGTCTACAGCTTTGTTGACTTTCATGTGTTCCATCGGAAAGATAGCCCAAATGTATTTTTGTTCAAGTTGGGTGGAGTGACGGCCTCCTTCACAGCCTCGGTTGGCAGCCTCTTCCTCACGGCTATTGACAGATACATATCCATTCACAGGCCTCTCGCTTATAAGAGGATCGTCACTAGACCGAAGGCTGTGGTAGCCTTTTGTGTCATGTGGACCATCGCCATTGTGATTGCTGTGCTCCCTCTGCTAGGATGGAATTGCAAGAAGCTCCAGTCAGTTTGCTCAGACATCTTTCCTCTTATTGATGAAACCTATTTGATGTTCTGGATTGGCGTCACTAGTATTCTGCTTCTGTTCATTGTATATgcttatgtttatatattgtgGAAAGCACATAGTCATGCGGTCAGAATGATCCAACGAGGCACTCAAAAGAGCATCATTATTCATACATCGGAAGATGGGAAAGTTCAGGTCACTAGACCTGATCAAACTCGCATGGACATCAGGTTAGCCAAAACGCTTGTCCTTATTTTGGTGGTTCTGATCATATGCTGGGGTCCACTGCTTGCCATCATGGTCTACGATGTCTttgggaaaatgaacaaactCATTAAGACAGTGTTTGCTTTCTGCAGTATGCTCTGCTTACTGAATTCTACCGTGAACCCTATTATATATGCTCTGAGGAGCAAGGACCTGAGGCATGCTTTCCGGAGCATGTTCCCCACTTGTGAAGGCACAGCACAGCCCCTTGATAACAGTATGGGGGAATCCGACTGCCCGCACAAACATGCAAATAGTGCCGGCAATGTTCACAGGGCTGCTGAGAGTTGCATCAAGAGTACAGTTAAGATTGCCAAAGTAACCATGTCTGTGTCTACGGATACCACAGCTGAGGCATTGTGAGCTGAAGACTTCTCAGCCACATTGGGAGAAGAGAaattaggctctttttttgtttgtttgtttaaaggaGTCTATCCTTTCATATTTTTTAGTTTACCACATTTACTTAATGGGTGATTGTCACAGTGATCATTAGTCATTTCAAgcaatgaaaaaatcaaatacaacTCTCCAAAGGTTTTACAATTTAATAAGTTGGTttgttgaaaaaattttaaagtatattactTGAGTCACCCATGTTTGACTATATTAAGGAAAAAAGTTCCagcaaaataaatggaaaacttGTGTGGGAACATGGTTCAAACTTTAAGTAGCTGTTGAATAATTCCATCTAATGAGTAAAACCTTTGTAACCATAACTTTCATTCTAATGTAAAATGTACTTGATGTCTATAAGTAACAGAGGTTTCCgtttcccccccccaaaagctGCAGTACAGAATTAGAACTATTTTGTAAAACTGTATTGTCCTGTGAACTGTGTACTGATGTTTATTACATGTTATTTATATTTGTCTATTGGGCAACATGGAAAAGATACAGAATTTTGTGGAAACAGTACAGAATATGCAGTGGATAAGTCCCAGTGAAAACCCCTATTTGCCAATCATCCATACAATGACTTTGAAATTTTACACTTTATTGCCtccaatattttcattctttcttttgacaTTTCAAATGTTCCTCTCAATTTTTTCTGTTAACCCAAAATTATACTGAcaagaatataaagataaattcccCATAGTGAATAATATTCATTTGCCCCCCCAACTTTGCAACTTGGTTCAAGTCCTAAAATATTTcagtttgcattttcttctaagGACATTTTGTTAGGGTCTTCTGGACTATTGCTGTTTGGCTGTGTAATGTATGACCTCAAGAACTGAAGAACAAAGGTGAAGTGACTTCTTTAACCAACacctgattttttcccccttaagtcTTTAGCTATCCCAAATCTCTTAAGACAGCATGTGTCAATCTTAATGTAAGGTGTTATCACTGTGCAGTTGATGTATACTTGAAGAGTATTGTATTCTTATATTCCAGGTTTAAGTAGATCTCTGCCTGGGAGGCCAAACAAGAGTCTTCATTTATTTTAAGTGAAAAGAAGTATTGTCTGGATTAGCAAAAGTGTACTATGTGAGTGTGAATTTCCATGTTTGTGTGTG
The Sminthopsis crassicaudata isolate SCR6 chromosome 4, ASM4859323v1, whole genome shotgun sequence genome window above contains:
- the CNR1 gene encoding cannabinoid receptor 1; protein product: MKSNLDGLADTTFRTITTDLLYAGSNDIQYEDIKGNMASKLGYFPQKFPLTSFRGSPFQEKMTVGDNPQLIPSDQLNITEFYNNKSLSSYKDNEENIQCGENFMDMECFMILNPSQQLAIAVLSLTLGTFTVLENLLVLCVILHSRSLRCRPSYHFIGSLAVADLLGSVIFVYSFVDFHVFHRKDSPNVFLFKLGGVTASFTASVGSLFLTAIDRYISIHRPLAYKRIVTRPKAVVAFCVMWTIAIVIAVLPLLGWNCKKLQSVCSDIFPLIDETYLMFWIGVTSILLLFIVYAYVYILWKAHSHAVRMIQRGTQKSIIIHTSEDGKVQVTRPDQTRMDIRLAKTLVLILVVLIICWGPLLAIMVYDVFGKMNKLIKTVFAFCSMLCLLNSTVNPIIYALRSKDLRHAFRSMFPTCEGTAQPLDNSMGESDCPHKHANSAGNVHRAAESCIKSTVKIAKVTMSVSTDTTAEAL